Proteins encoded together in one Hevea brasiliensis isolate MT/VB/25A 57/8 chromosome 16, ASM3005281v1, whole genome shotgun sequence window:
- the LOC110670743 gene encoding disease resistance-like protein DSC1: MASSSSAAPEWKYDVFISFRGRDTRDNFTHFLYKALYQKGIETFIDNKLNRGEEISPELLRAIEESMVAVIIFSQNYADSPWCLEELVHIMKCKKAHGQSVLPVFYRVDPSDVENQIGDFGKGFDRAKEQSQANGDMRIVKKWRAALRDAANLSGYDSAVSRPDSTLINEIVNHVLKKLNQTSSNDTEGLIGIESSLEQVEKLLNIEFPDVRIIGIWGMGGIGKTTIAGVIFNRISALFDSCCFLANVREESEKMGLPRLQQELFSMLLDDNLNMHMLSTEPASIKTRLNRKKVFIVLDDVNSSRQLELLAGVHWFGLGSRIIVTTRERQLLVSHGVNFIYEVRDLNEDHGLELFSRYAFRQKHRTEEFMELSMRAIDYCKGLPLALKVLGSSLYGRSEREWNASLNRLEKHFNKEIQQTLRISFDALDDLNKSLFLDIACYFRGHDKDYVTKILTSFGFHPDSGIGELIDNSLVTVFDNTLGMHDLLQDMGREIVRQQSLKDPGKRSRLWDHEDVVQVLLLGLGTEHVECIVIDLSKTDERHFEADAFMKMKNLRLIDVHGAFGDRKVHLSGNFEFLYHELKCLCWEGYPLKYLPSNFNPKKIIMIEMPRSSIKQLWKGVLHLDKLQFIDLSHSQSLTETPDFTGVPNLEKLILEGCTSLSKVHPSLGVLKKLALLNLKDCSCLRSLPTGIELENLNTLILSGCSKLGRFPEIVGNMEHLSKVSLDGIAISELPLSIKNLTGLVFLSMRNCKNFGSLPSNINLLKSLKNLDLFGCSKLDSLPESLGYLKRLEKLDVGETAVTEPPSSIRLLENLKVLSFRGSKPIAFHWLYNWMPTFRKTHDYVGLSLPSLKGLHSLTELDLSDCNLSEEMIPGDFYCLSSLQVLNISRNNFVNTPASISQLPQLRYLYLDDCKNLKALRKLPATIHEISANNCISLETLSSPDAIAGKWMWPIFYFTNCFKLSVNQGGDSMPFKFLRSHLQSLSMNQLQDVSFPGCRFDVIVPGIEVPNWFIQQHMGPSVVIPLPPNWYNEKFKGLAVCPVFAIRENPDLLTDGPASDIAIYCTLEAIDCSRTSIFKFLIYRIPSIQSDHLWMGFHSRIGFGKSNQLNKCRYLRASFESPFPGLEVKKCGIRLVYDQDENEYNPVAGESSHPCDNLGLVNQALHEPMVVDERSKVKRSHHDYNMAGPSKSGSFDLEEEPFPKRLKNF; this comes from the exons ATGGCTTCCTCTTCTTCTGCAGCTCCTGAATGGAAATATGATGTGTTCATTAGTTTCAGGGGTAGAGATACCCGTGATAATTTTACCCATTTTCTTTATAAAGCATTATATCAGAAGGGAATTGAGACTTTCATAGATAATAAGTTGAATAGAGGAGAGGAGATCTCCCCAGAGCTATTGAGAGCGATTGAAGAATCGATGGTTGCTGTAATTATTTTCTCACAGAACTACGCGGATTCACCATGGTGCTTGGAGGAGCTCGTGCATATCATGAAATGCAAGAAGGCCCATGGGCAGAGTGTTCTACCGGTTTTTTACCGCGTAGATCCTTCCGATGTGGAGAACCAAATTGGGGATTTTGGGAAGGGATTTGATAGAGCTAAAGAACAATCACAAGCTAATGGAGATATGCGCATTGTGAAGAAGTGGAGAGCTGCTTTGAGGGACGCAGCCAATCTATCAGGGTATGATTCAGCTGTTTCCAG ACCTGACTCCACCCTTATCAATGAAATTGTAAATCATGTATTGAAGAAGTTGAATCAAACATCATCAAATGATACTGAGGGACTGATTGGAATAGAATCCTCCTTGGAACAAGtggaaaaattattaaatattgaaTTTCCTGATGTTCGCATTATAGGAATTTGGGGCATGGGTGGTATAGGCAAAACGACCATTGCTGGTGTTATCTTTAACCGCATATCTGCTCTATTTGATAGTTGCTGCTTCCTTGCAAATGTTAGGGAAGAATCAGAGAAAATGGGACTCCCTCGTTTACAACAAGAACTTTTCTCAATGTTGTTAGATGACAATCTAAACATGCATATGCTTAGCACAGAACCTGCTTCTATAAAAACTAGGCTCAACAGGAAGAAGGTTTTTATTGTTCTTGATGACGTGAATAGTTCAAGACAGCTAGAACTTTTAGCAGGGGTTCATTGGTTTGGTCTTGGTAGTAGAATCATTGTAACAACTAGAGAAAGACAATTGCTAGTTAGCCATGGAGTGAATTTTATATATGAGGTCAGGGATCTAAATGAGGACCATGGACTTGAGCTCTTTAGTCGGTATGCCTTTAGGCAGAAACATCGCACAGAAGAATTTATGGAGCTTTCGATGCGTGCTATTGATTATTGCAAAGGGCTACCATTAGCGCTTAAAGTTTTGGGTTCTTCACTATATGGTAGGAGTGAGAGAGAATGGAATGCTTCCTTAAATAGACTGGAgaaacattttaacaaagaaattcagcAAACCCTTAGAATAAGTTTTGATGCACTTGATGACTTAAACAAGTCATTATTTCTTGATATTGCATGTTATTTCAGAGGGCATGACAAAGATTATGTAACAAAAATTCTGACGAGCTTTGGGTTCCATCCTGACAGTGGAATAGGAGAACTTATTGATAATTCTCTAGTAACGGTATTTGACAACACATTGGGAATGCATGACTTACTACAGGACATGGGTCGGGAGATTGTGCGCCAACAATCCCTTAAAGATCCTGGCAAACGTAGTCGGCTGTGGGACCATGAAGATGTTGTGCAAGTGTTGCTGCTAGGGTTG GGGACAGAACATGTTGAATGCATAGTCATAGACTTGTCTAAAACAGACGAGAGGCATTTCGAAGCTGATGCATTTATGAAGATGAAAAATCTACGATTGATTGATGTCCATGGTGCCTTTGGAGACCGCAAGGTGCACCTTTCTGGAAACTTCGAATTTTTATATCATGAATTAAAATGTCTCTGTTGGGAAGGGTACCCcctgaaatatttgccatcaAACTTTAATCCAAAGAAGATCATTATGATTGAAATGCCTCGGAGCTCCATTAAACAACTCTGGAAAGGAGTCCTG CATCTCGACAAGTTGCAATTTATAGATCTCAGTCATTCCCAAAGTCTAACTGAGACACCAGACTTCACGGGAGTCCCAAATCTTGAGAAATTGATTCTTGAAGGTTGTACAAGCCTCTCTAAGGTTCACCCATCTCTTGGAGTACTCAAAAAGCTTGCTTTGTTGAATTTGAAGGACTGCAGCTGCCTTCGGAGCCTTCCAACAGGCATTGAATTGGAAAATCTCAATACTCTTATTCTTTCTGGCTGCTCTAAACTTGGAAGGTTTCCAGAAATTGTGGGAAATATGGAACACTTATCAAAAGTTTCCCTAGATGGGATTGCCATATCTGAACTGCCTCTTTCAATTAAAAATCTCACTGGGCTAGTTTTCTTGAGTATGAGAAACTGTAAGAACTTTGGGAGTCTTCCAAGCAACATTAATCTTTTGAAATCACTGAAaaatcttgatctttttggttgCTCAAAGCTTGATAGTTTACCTGAGAGCTTGGGGTATCTAAAACGTTTGGAGAAGCTGGATGTAGGCGAAACTGCTGTAACAGAACCACCATCCTCCATTAGACTATTGGAAAATCTAAAAGTGTTATCTTTTCGTGGAAGTAAACCGATAGCATTTCATTGGCTCTACAATTGGATGCCCACATTTAGAAAAACACATGATTATGTGGGTCTATCATTGCCTTCTTTAAAAGGTTTACATTCTCTAACAGAACTAGACCTCAGTGACTGCAACCTTTCAGAGGAAATGATACCTGGAGACTTTTATTGTCTATCCTCACTGCAGGTATTAAATATAAGCAGAAATAATTTTGTAAATACACCTGCAAGCATCAGTCAACTTCCTCAGCTGCGATATCTCTATTTGGATGACTGCAAGAATCTTAAGGCTTTGCGAAAGCTTCCAGCAACCATACATGAAATATCTGCAAATAATTGCATCTCACTAGAAACATTATCAAGTCCAGATGCAATTGCAGGTAAATGGATGTGGCCAATTTTCTACTTCACTAATTGTTTCAAGCTTTCTGTGAATCAAGGTGGTGACAGTATGCCATTTAAATTTTTAAGAAGCCATTTGCAGTCTTTATCAATGAATCAGCTTCAG GATGTCTCATTTCCAGGATGTAGATTTGATGTTATTGTTCCTGGAATTGAAGTTCCAAATTGGTTCATCCAACAACATATGGGCCCATCAGTTGTCATACCGTTACCTCCAAATTGGTACAATGAAAAGTTCAAGGGACTGGCTGTCTGTCCTGTATTTGCAATCCGTGAGAATCCAGATTTGCTTACTGATGGTCCAGCTTCAGATATAGCGATCTATTGCACGTTGGAAGCTATTGACTGTTCTCGGACTTCTATCTTTAAATTTCTCATCTATAGAATCCCATCTATTCAGTCAGATCACCTTTGGATGGGCTTTCATTCCCGAATAGGATTTGGTAAATCAAATCAGTTGAACAAGTGTCGCTATCTTAGAGCTTCATTTGAATCACCTTTCCCAGGCTTGGAAGTGAAAAAATGCGGAATCCGTTTAGTTTATGATCAAGATGAGAATGAGTACAATCCCGTGGCTGGGGAATCCAGCCATCCTTGTGACAATTTAGGTCTTGTCAATCAAGCTCTTCATGAGCCCATGGTGGTAGATGAACGTAGCAAGGTGAAGAGAAGCCATCATGACTATAATATGGCTGGACCCAGTAAAAGTGGAAGTTTTGATTTGGAAGAGGAGCCATTCCCTAAACGTCTAAAAAATTTCTAG